The Thomasclavelia ramosa DSM 1402 genome includes a region encoding these proteins:
- a CDS encoding FecCD family ABC transporter permease — MNNQQVRKWLIVGLCLLPIIIFFSLKFGAVTIGWEDFFKIILGKKSNGNDYEVIINLRFPRILATGIVGSAFAMAGAAMQGLTKNHLADSGILGINAGASFMLAICFALVSRSNFLLMMMYSFVGAGLGLFLTMTMGKGKYTNNSKRLLLAGVAVSLFFTSLSQFIAIYFGIGQELTYWNVGGTANIGYQELILATLLFVSGLFLLLRQGKNITIISMSEETAVGLGVNVPRCKILVCLAALLLAGMAVSIVGSIGFIGLIVPYLVRRLVKKEDYQIILTMSAIYGAVFLILIDLIARNLQPPYETPLGIIMALIGVPFFLFMERSINKKC, encoded by the coding sequence ATGAATAACCAACAAGTAAGAAAATGGCTGATAGTAGGACTATGTCTATTACCTATCATCATTTTCTTTTCATTAAAATTTGGTGCGGTGACAATAGGATGGGAAGATTTTTTTAAAATCATTTTAGGTAAAAAGAGTAATGGAAATGATTATGAAGTTATTATTAATCTTAGATTTCCTCGAATTTTAGCGACTGGAATCGTCGGTAGTGCATTTGCGATGGCTGGAGCAGCAATGCAAGGACTGACTAAAAATCATTTAGCTGATTCGGGAATTTTAGGAATCAATGCGGGTGCTTCCTTTATGTTAGCAATTTGCTTTGCTTTGGTCAGTCGCAGTAATTTTCTTTTAATGATGATGTATTCTTTTGTCGGAGCAGGATTAGGTTTATTTTTAACGATGACAATGGGAAAAGGGAAGTATACTAATAATTCTAAACGATTATTATTAGCTGGTGTTGCAGTCTCACTTTTCTTTACTTCGTTAAGCCAGTTTATAGCAATTTATTTTGGAATTGGTCAAGAATTAACATATTGGAATGTAGGCGGAACTGCTAATATTGGATATCAAGAACTTATTTTAGCGACATTATTATTTGTTTCTGGTCTATTTTTGCTTTTGAGGCAAGGGAAAAATATTACGATTATTTCAATGAGTGAAGAAACTGCTGTTGGTTTAGGGGTAAACGTTCCTCGTTGTAAAATACTAGTATGTTTAGCGGCACTGCTTTTAGCGGGAATGGCAGTTAGTATTGTTGGGTCAATTGGATTTATTGGTTTGATTGTTCCTTATTTGGTAAGACGATTAGTTAAAAAGGAGGATTATCAAATTATTTTGACTATGTCTGCGATATATGGAGCAGTCTTTTTAATTCTTATCGATCTTATTGCTAGAAATCTACAACCACCTTATGAAACACCACTAGGAATAATTATGGCACTGATTGGTGTTCCATTTTTCCTTTTTATGGAAAGGAGCATAAATAAAAAATGTTAA
- a CDS encoding FecCD family ABC transporter permease — MLKKKRIIIFLIIILLVSSFLSFTIGQMKIELSELFDPYTQLVIFQFRLPRLLCAILVGGGMALAGHILQTVLQNDLADPGVIGINSGISFFVLLYILVSGTDIFLDYVWMPLAGMIGAVITIGLLMFLIYEKERGIDPIRMTICGVALNLGFQGLILFFSAKLNRQKFSYVQLWNAGILTGTDWLKIALLITILVIIGVILWKYQDVLNIFSLGKESVITLGVDLKKQTIILISLAGFLAAFTIAFGGSIPFVGLIAPHIARRLVGSNHRYSLWVSMLMGSLMVIIGDSLSRSLMSTVEIPTGIILSLIGVPYFIYLLKKERS, encoded by the coding sequence ATGTTAAAGAAAAAAAGAATAATCATTTTTCTGATAATCATTTTATTAGTATCAAGCTTTTTGTCATTCACGATAGGTCAGATGAAAATTGAATTAAGTGAATTATTTGATCCATATACACAATTAGTAATCTTTCAATTTCGGTTACCGCGTTTGTTATGTGCCATTTTAGTAGGTGGTGGAATGGCTTTGGCAGGACATATTTTACAAACAGTATTACAAAATGATTTAGCTGATCCGGGTGTAATTGGAATAAACTCAGGAATTTCATTCTTTGTTTTGTTATATATTTTAGTTAGTGGAACAGATATATTTTTAGATTATGTTTGGATGCCTTTAGCTGGAATGATTGGTGCTGTAATAACGATTGGTTTACTAATGTTTTTGATTTATGAAAAAGAACGTGGAATAGATCCAATTCGGATGACTATATGTGGGGTAGCTCTTAATTTAGGATTCCAAGGGTTAATTCTATTCTTCTCAGCAAAGCTGAATCGTCAAAAGTTTTCGTATGTGCAATTATGGAATGCTGGTATTCTAACAGGAACAGACTGGCTAAAAATAGCTTTATTAATAACAATATTAGTGATTATTGGAGTAATATTGTGGAAATATCAAGATGTTCTAAATATTTTTTCGTTAGGAAAGGAAAGTGTAATAACCTTGGGGGTTGATTTAAAAAAACAAACAATTATTTTAATTAGTTTAGCCGGATTTTTAGCAGCTTTTACCATTGCTTTTGGAGGTTCTATTCCTTTTGTAGGTTTAATCGCACCGCATATTGCAAGAAGGTTAGTTGGTAGCAATCATCGTTATTCATTATGGGTCAGTATGTTAATGGGAAGCCTTATGGTTATTATCGGTGATAGTTTATCAAGAAGTCTGATGAGTACTGTTGAAATTCCAACAGGGATTATTTTATCATTGATTGGAGTGCCGTATTTTATTTATCTATTAAAAAAGGAGAGATCATGA
- a CDS encoding ABC transporter ATP-binding protein: MKGIIEARQLSTGYGKKIVLKDQNIVIPKNKITVILGPNGCGKSTMLKTMARVLPLKDGKIILDGKDLKTMKTAEIAQKIGFLSQILNTPEGISVYELVSYGRYPYKRISSTKEDQKIIEWALKETQTFEIKDMLVHDLSGGQKQRVWIAMVLAQQTNTILLDEPTTYLDIGHQLEVLELLSKLNKEEQQTIVMVLHDINHASRYSDWIIAMKEGKVFKEGSPKDIITSEVIQELYGVKTQIIFDKEHNCPVCFSYDL; this comes from the coding sequence ATGAAGGGAATTATTGAAGCTAGACAGTTAAGTACCGGTTATGGTAAAAAGATTGTTTTGAAAGATCAAAATATTGTAATTCCTAAAAATAAAATTACCGTTATTTTAGGACCAAACGGATGTGGGAAATCAACCATGTTAAAGACAATGGCTCGGGTATTACCATTAAAAGATGGTAAAATAATTCTTGATGGAAAAGATTTGAAAACTATGAAAACAGCTGAAATAGCTCAGAAAATAGGTTTTCTCTCACAAATTCTAAATACCCCTGAAGGAATAAGTGTTTATGAGTTAGTTAGTTATGGTCGTTATCCATATAAGAGGATATCATCGACTAAAGAAGATCAAAAGATTATTGAGTGGGCTTTGAAAGAAACCCAAACTTTTGAGATAAAGGATATGTTGGTTCATGATTTATCTGGGGGTCAAAAACAACGAGTGTGGATTGCGATGGTACTTGCTCAGCAGACAAATACAATTTTACTAGATGAACCAACAACATACTTAGATATTGGTCATCAATTAGAAGTATTAGAATTATTGAGTAAATTAAATAAGGAAGAACAACAGACAATTGTCATGGTTTTACATGATATTAATCATGCTTCACGTTATAGTGATTGGATCATTGCTATGAAAGAAGGCAAAGTTTTTAAAGAAGGAAGCCCAAAAGATATAATAACTTCAGAAGTGATTCAGGAACTTTATGGTGTTAAGACGCAAATTATTTTTGATAAAGAACATAATTGCCCAGTGTGTTTTTCATATGATCTTTAA
- a CDS encoding NEAT domain-containing protein gives MKKLLKVVLVLMLAFGIQIATLSNVDAAQVSDLPDGKYTIPTKLKNASNIANDSMAAGALAENGELSVEEGKWYLTAEFKTLNLMGLVGNAGNIQYYETDTKSEKHAAEVISYREDDQGKQQVEKVKIPVAVNSEGVYIEMFVDAMGTTVDAYIQYSTADIVIPEEPEAPEYTLADGTYTVTSDVLKANEDVQSMAAQAVKSATVTSKDGTLLVTLQMGAVTVYGQTAYVDKMEVEQADGTSYKEVDITGRDSDGNVSEMQFTLAKNTKLTNVKFYYGGSTHGSEARLSLGLDNPTLVVPESTSKFAKDGTYTVDVALWNATQDKASMAAGAIDSQATVVVKNGVATMYITTKEMTMGTIKAWLEELYIGSSTDDYKSNPAVIVSKNADGKATMWSFVLPNEEELFDVVVNPHVAMMGNSDIPARMKVDYSTLKFVSDSIEAPKVDGESNNNTNDTPNTTTPTTNQTTGTSSSSVKTGDNANMELMGGLLVSSLVAAAYLTRKRLCK, from the coding sequence ATGAAAAAACTTTTAAAAGTAGTATTAGTTTTAATGCTGGCATTTGGAATTCAGATAGCCACATTAAGTAATGTAGATGCTGCTCAGGTAAGCGATTTACCAGATGGTAAATATACTATTCCAACAAAATTGAAGAATGCAAGTAATATTGCAAATGATTCAATGGCAGCTGGAGCATTAGCAGAAAATGGAGAATTATCAGTAGAGGAAGGAAAGTGGTATTTAACTGCTGAATTTAAAACATTAAATTTAATGGGCTTAGTTGGTAATGCAGGAAATATCCAATATTATGAAACTGATACAAAATCAGAAAAACATGCTGCTGAAGTTATTAGTTATCGCGAAGATGATCAAGGAAAGCAACAAGTAGAAAAAGTTAAAATACCTGTAGCGGTAAACAGTGAGGGTGTTTATATTGAAATGTTTGTTGACGCGATGGGTACGACAGTTGATGCGTATATTCAATACAGTACAGCGGATATTGTTATTCCTGAAGAACCAGAAGCACCTGAATATACATTAGCTGATGGTACTTATACTGTGACTAGCGATGTATTAAAAGCAAATGAAGATGTACAATCAATGGCTGCCCAAGCGGTCAAGAGCGCTACGGTTACTTCAAAAGATGGAACTTTATTAGTAACATTACAAATGGGTGCAGTTACTGTGTATGGTCAAACTGCATACGTTGATAAAATGGAAGTTGAGCAGGCTGATGGAACTTCTTATAAAGAAGTTGATATCACAGGACGTGATAGTGATGGAAATGTAAGTGAAATGCAATTTACATTAGCAAAAAATACAAAATTAACAAATGTAAAATTCTACTATGGTGGAAGTACTCATGGTTCTGAGGCGAGATTATCTTTAGGATTGGATAATCCAACACTAGTAGTACCAGAAAGTACAAGCAAATTTGCTAAAGATGGTACATATACAGTAGATGTTGCTTTATGGAATGCGACTCAAGATAAGGCTTCAATGGCAGCGGGTGCAATTGACAGTCAAGCTACAGTAGTAGTTAAAAATGGTGTAGCAACAATGTATATCACAACTAAAGAAATGACTATGGGAACAATTAAAGCATGGTTAGAGGAATTATACATTGGTTCATCAACTGATGATTATAAATCAAATCCAGCTGTTATTGTAAGTAAAAATGCTGATGGTAAAGCAACTATGTGGTCTTTCGTTTTACCAAATGAGGAAGAATTATTTGATGTTGTGGTAAATCCACATGTAGCTATGATGGGGAATAGTGATATTCCAGCAAGAATGAAAGTTGATTATAGCACATTAAAATTTGTATCTGATTCAATTGAAGCACCTAAGGTAGATGGTGAATCAAATAATAATACAAACGATACACCAAATACAACAACTCCAACGACTAACCAAACTACAGGAACATCAAGTAGTTCAGTGAAAACTGGAGATAATGCTAATATGGAATTAATGGGAGGATTATTAGTTTCATCATTAGTGGCTGCGGCATATTTAACAAGAAAAAGATTATGCAAATAA
- a CDS encoding heme-binding Shp domain-containing protein produces MQIKKVLLILVAIITMTINIKPAFALDDGAYLIGRSTSYVNPLTGNTEDGGTNITLGDSMVSSIVEGNLLLEQTGGKYYITVGLGLASNVSNVRFKIMNSGGSFNSVSATKTGSSSANGDTVNHYRIQINSLNDYISPIMYVAPMGRDVQFFIKLNQGSITPGTGVYTSTMVPATADNGNSVNNNSTTNNSTSNNTSTNSNQTSDTTTNEEQPVVETPVTTVGEVSRESLFDGISGLSSHVIDTNGKVNEKKKLTVKNLLKQSEQKKDSSNNTLLIIGIVAVIAVVAGGGAYYYVKKVKK; encoded by the coding sequence ATGCAAATAAAAAAAGTATTATTAATATTGGTTGCCATCATAACGATGACAATTAATATTAAACCAGCTTTTGCCCTAGACGATGGAGCGTACTTAATTGGACGCTCCACGTCTTACGTTAATCCTCTAACTGGTAACACCGAAGATGGTGGTACTAATATTACATTAGGTGATAGCATGGTTTCAAGTATTGTAGAAGGCAATTTGTTATTAGAGCAAACTGGTGGTAAATATTATATTACTGTTGGTTTGGGATTAGCTTCAAATGTTTCAAATGTAAGATTTAAAATCATGAATAGTGGTGGTTCTTTTAATAGTGTTAGTGCTACTAAAACAGGAAGTAGTAGTGCTAATGGTGACACGGTAAATCATTATCGAATTCAAATTAATTCATTAAATGATTATATTAGTCCTATCATGTATGTCGCTCCAATGGGGCGTGATGTGCAATTTTTTATTAAATTAAATCAAGGATCTATTACTCCGGGAACAGGTGTATACACTAGTACCATGGTACCAGCCACTGCCGATAATGGAAATTCGGTAAATAATAATTCAACTACTAATAATAGCACCAGCAATAATACAAGTACGAATTCTAATCAAACTAGTGATACGACAACAAATGAAGAACAACCAGTGGTAGAAACGCCGGTAACTACAGTGGGGGAAGTGTCACGTGAAAGTTTATTTGATGGTATTTCTGGCTTATCTAGCCATGTAATTGATACAAATGGCAAAGTTAATGAAAAGAAGAAATTGACAGTTAAAAATTTATTAAAACAAAGTGAGCAAAAAAAGGATAGTAGTAATAATACGCTGTTGATTATTGGAATTGTAGCGGTTATAGCTGTCGTAGCAGGAGGGGGAGCATATTATTATGTTAAAAAAGTTAAAAAATAG
- the isdE gene encoding heme ABC transporter substrate-binding protein IsdE codes for MLKKLKNSFLVLVLALSMIGCVDQSGKSDNNNLTIAATSVAVTEILEALDVPADQVIGIPTTESYTVPKKYKKATELGTAMSPDMEVLSTLKPSLVLSPNSLEGDLASKYEKIAVSSSFLNLKSVAGMFKSIEELGSLLGKEKKANKLVDEFVNYMVEFRAKYQNTASPRVLILMGLPGGSYLVATESSYVGDLVKLAGGTNVYGNGNGQDFVNVNAEDMLQQNPDIILRTSHAMPEEVMKNFETEFAQNDIWSKFSAVQNGKVYNLDNNYFGMSANFNYQKGLENLEGILYGTN; via the coding sequence ATGTTAAAAAAGTTAAAAAATAGTTTTCTTGTTCTTGTCCTTGCTTTGTCAATGATTGGTTGTGTAGATCAAAGTGGAAAAAGTGATAATAATAATTTGACGATTGCAGCAACTTCGGTAGCTGTTACGGAAATTTTAGAAGCTTTGGATGTTCCAGCTGATCAGGTAATTGGCATTCCGACGACTGAAAGTTATACAGTACCAAAGAAATATAAAAAAGCGACAGAACTAGGAACTGCAATGTCGCCAGATATGGAAGTATTGTCAACTTTAAAACCATCGCTAGTATTAAGCCCTAATTCATTGGAGGGTGATTTAGCTTCTAAATATGAAAAAATTGCTGTAAGTTCTAGTTTCTTAAATCTTAAAAGTGTAGCAGGTATGTTTAAAAGTATTGAGGAGTTAGGAAGCTTATTAGGTAAAGAGAAAAAAGCGAATAAATTAGTAGATGAATTTGTTAATTATATGGTTGAATTTAGAGCTAAATACCAAAACACAGCAAGTCCACGGGTTTTAATTTTGATGGGTTTGCCAGGTGGCAGCTACCTTGTTGCTACAGAATCTAGCTATGTTGGTGATTTAGTAAAATTAGCTGGTGGAACAAATGTTTATGGTAATGGTAATGGTCAGGATTTTGTCAATGTCAATGCTGAAGATATGTTACAACAAAATCCTGATATTATCTTGAGAACTAGTCATGCGATGCCAGAGGAAGTAATGAAGAATTTTGAAACCGAATTTGCTCAAAATGATATTTGGAGTAAATTCAGTGCAGTTCAAAATGGAAAAGTTTATAATTTAGATAATAATTATTTTGGGATGAGTGCTAATTTTAATTATCAAAAAGGCTTAGAAAATTTAGAAGGAATTTTATATGGAACTAATTAA
- a CDS encoding FecCD family ABC transporter permease, which translates to MELIKKHPRIFIIFLILVLFICFFIAINLGSIQVSIVQLFKGLFIEYDVDVASVYSIRFPRIIISMLVGGALALSGLLFQVVLKNPLADPGIIGIANGASLVSVLVGLFLPQLSAIAPLLSFFGGLITFAIIYSLSWKAGFKTTRIILIGVAINYTISALVTLANSATASITSGATGTISLYTWQDVTTLLIYLVPVIIITLFMAKGCNLLGLEDRTLTSLGVNVNVYRFGLSLLAVLLCSISVAVVGVIGFIGLLVPHISRLLVGTEHKHLIPISILIGAIVLLVADTVGRIIMAPYEISAAIIMAIIGGPLFIILLKRSIDVDGS; encoded by the coding sequence ATGGAACTAATTAAAAAACATCCGCGAATATTTATAATCTTTTTAATATTAGTATTATTTATCTGTTTTTTTATCGCAATAAATCTTGGAAGTATTCAAGTTTCAATTGTTCAATTGTTTAAAGGGTTATTTATTGAATACGATGTCGATGTAGCAAGTGTATATAGTATTCGCTTTCCAAGAATTATCATCTCCATGTTAGTAGGTGGTGCATTAGCATTATCTGGACTTTTATTTCAAGTTGTTTTAAAGAATCCGTTAGCTGATCCGGGAATCATTGGAATTGCTAATGGGGCGAGTTTAGTTAGTGTACTAGTTGGTTTATTTTTGCCTCAACTATCTGCGATTGCTCCTTTACTATCATTCTTTGGAGGTTTAATAACATTTGCAATTATTTATAGTTTATCGTGGAAAGCTGGATTTAAAACAACTCGAATCATTTTGATTGGGGTGGCAATCAACTATACGATCAGTGCTCTTGTTACCCTCGCAAATAGTGCAACTGCTTCAATCACAAGTGGTGCTACGGGTACTATTTCCTTGTATACTTGGCAAGATGTTACGACCTTATTAATTTATTTGGTTCCTGTAATAATCATTACTTTATTTATGGCGAAGGGATGTAATCTATTAGGGTTAGAAGATCGAACCCTTACTTCGCTAGGAGTAAATGTGAATGTATATCGCTTTGGTTTATCATTATTAGCAGTTTTATTATGCAGTATTAGTGTAGCAGTAGTTGGGGTAATTGGCTTTATTGGTCTGCTAGTACCTCATATTTCAAGATTGTTAGTGGGAACTGAACATAAACATTTGATACCAATTAGTATATTGATAGGAGCGATTGTTTTGTTAGTTGCGGATACGGTAGGAAGAATTATTATGGCTCCCTATGAGATCTCGGCAGCCATTATTATGGCTATCATTGGTGGACCTTTATTTATTATCTTATTGAAACGGAGTATTGATGTTGATGGAAGTTAA
- a CDS encoding ABC transporter ATP-binding protein — protein MEVKKIKFSYQDKPFIEELSVKFKKNKITSIIGPNGSGKSTLLMLLSRIYKAKDGTITLNDKNVWDYKIKEFAKNVAVVHQKNQIYGDLDVKTIVGYGRLPYLSYHQNLSEEDYQIIDWAIATTNLKEYENRLLANLSGGQQQRVWLAMALAQKTPILLLDEPTTYLDVKYQIEILNLIKEINKKYQMTIIMVHHDINQAINYSDEIIAMKDGKILFQGVPEEVITSASLKSLYDYDLSVIDYNHQKIVLNYQ, from the coding sequence ATGGAAGTTAAAAAAATTAAATTTAGTTATCAAGATAAACCGTTTATTGAAGAACTTTCGGTAAAATTTAAAAAGAATAAGATTACATCGATCATTGGTCCTAATGGTAGTGGTAAATCGACTTTATTAATGCTTTTAAGTCGTATTTATAAAGCCAAAGATGGAACAATAACATTAAATGATAAAAATGTCTGGGACTATAAGATCAAGGAATTTGCTAAAAACGTTGCAGTAGTTCACCAAAAGAATCAGATTTATGGGGATTTAGATGTTAAGACAATTGTTGGTTATGGACGTTTACCATATTTAAGTTATCATCAAAATCTAAGCGAGGAAGATTATCAAATTATAGATTGGGCCATTGCAACAACTAATCTAAAAGAATACGAAAATCGTTTGTTAGCGAATTTGTCTGGTGGTCAGCAGCAGCGTGTTTGGTTGGCAATGGCTTTAGCTCAAAAAACACCTATTTTATTACTGGATGAGCCAACTACATATTTAGATGTTAAATATCAAATTGAAATACTTAATTTAATAAAAGAAATAAATAAAAAATATCAAATGACGATTATTATGGTTCATCATGATATTAATCAAGCAATCAATTATAGTGATGAAATCATTGCAATGAAAGATGGGAAAATCTTATTTCAAGGAGTTCCTGAGGAAGTAATAACTTCAGCATCATTAAAGTCTTTATATGATTATGATTTATCAGTGATTGATTATAATCATCAAAAAATAGTATTAAATTATCAATAG
- a CDS encoding potassium channel family protein → MKIIIVGGGQIGSYITSLLLKNNHEVRVIENRTKALENYKNAGLPEECLVIGDGTDIEVLEKAGVRTCQALVCVTGLDEVNLTTAMVSKFEYDVPRIIARVNNPKNAWLFNSGMGVDAKINQADIIGHMIADEMNYQSIMTLMKLSKGDFSIVRIRVDYQSRYAGKQISEISLPNNALLIAIYNDDELMIPHGDTLIEAGQDILAFGDEQAIGKLNEIFVS, encoded by the coding sequence ATGAAAATAATTATAGTAGGTGGAGGTCAAATTGGTTCTTATATCACAAGTTTACTACTTAAAAATAACCATGAGGTCCGTGTTATTGAAAATAGAACTAAAGCACTTGAAAACTATAAAAATGCCGGACTACCAGAAGAATGTTTAGTAATCGGCGATGGAACAGATATTGAGGTTCTTGAAAAAGCAGGCGTTAGAACTTGTCAGGCCTTAGTCTGTGTAACTGGATTAGATGAAGTCAATTTAACTACTGCCATGGTTTCTAAATTTGAATATGACGTTCCACGAATAATTGCTCGTGTTAATAACCCTAAAAATGCCTGGTTATTTAATTCTGGAATGGGAGTTGATGCTAAAATCAATCAAGCTGACATTATTGGTCATATGATTGCTGATGAAATGAATTATCAATCAATTATGACCTTAATGAAATTATCTAAAGGTGATTTTTCAATCGTGCGAATTCGAGTTGATTATCAATCACGATATGCCGGCAAACAAATTTCTGAAATTTCTTTACCAAACAATGCTCTCTTAATTGCGATTTACAATGATGATGAATTAATGATTCCTCACGGAGATACGCTAATTGAAGCCGGACAAGATATTCTCGCTTTTGGCGATGAGCAGGCAATTGGAAAATTAAATGAAATATTTGTTAGTTAA
- a CDS encoding potassium channel family protein codes for MKIIIVGCGKFGTRLANYLNNQNHDVTIIDNREEAFNNLGGNFTGRTVLGMGYDKDVLESAGIKVADALISCSSSDAINAVVSNIAHNIYHVNNVIARMYDKSKARIFRSMGIHTISITDLGVERILDYFDSNRLQVVKKIGEDSEIKIIKIKASLSLIGKTVDEISLHGEFEVVAIERHDITMMPLKDTKIKDNDTIYFSVLEESLLKFKEILY; via the coding sequence ATGAAAATTATAATCGTTGGGTGTGGAAAATTTGGTACCCGATTAGCAAATTATTTAAATAATCAAAATCATGATGTCACTATAATTGACAATCGTGAAGAGGCTTTTAATAATCTTGGTGGTAATTTTACCGGACGGACAGTATTGGGAATGGGGTACGATAAAGATGTTCTAGAAAGTGCCGGAATCAAAGTTGCTGATGCTTTGATCAGTTGTTCAAGCAGTGATGCTATTAATGCTGTTGTTAGTAATATTGCTCATAATATTTACCATGTTAATAATGTAATCGCCAGAATGTATGATAAATCAAAGGCACGGATTTTTCGTTCAATGGGAATTCATACAATTTCAATTACTGATTTGGGTGTTGAAAGGATCTTAGATTATTTTGACAGTAATCGGCTTCAAGTAGTTAAAAAAATTGGTGAAGACAGTGAAATAAAAATTATTAAAATTAAAGCATCCTTATCTTTAATAGGAAAAACAGTCGATGAAATTTCTCTTCATGGTGAGTTTGAAGTTGTCGCAATTGAACGACATGATATTACAATGATGCCTTTAAAAGATACTAAAATAAAAGATAATGATACGATTTATTTTTCTGTACTAGAGGAATCATTATTAAAATTTAAAGAAATTTTGTATTAA